GTCCAGCGAGGGGCAGCAACACCTGGTCCGGCTCGCCTTCCATGGTCACGACACCCTGGGAGAGGGAGAGTCTTCTTCCGTCGGTGGACACCACCCTCACCCTGTCCTCGTCGGTCTGGACCAGGCCGGCACTCAGGTACTGGGGGAATTCTTCACCCGGAGACCCGGAGAAGGTCCCCTCCTCGAGGAGCCTCCTGAGGTCCATGCAGCCCACCTTAAAATAGGGCTGCGCCTTGTCCGACATCGGGAGTTTCGGAAATTCCGAAACAGGGTAAGTAGCAAAGGAGTAGACGCTGGTGCCGGAAATTACCGTGGCCTTTCCCTTGTCCACCTCAACGGTGAAGCTTTCACCGGGGGCTTTCTTGAAGAACTCGCCGATGTTCTTTACGGGAAAGACAACTCCTCCCTCCAGGAGGACTTCCACCCCATCGGCGGTGCAGCTTATCGAGGTCTTCAAGTCCGTCGCCTTTAGATGTACCCCTTCGCTCGAAGCCTCGCACTTTACGCCGGTGAGGACCGAGATAGTGCTCCTCTGTCCCGCGCTCCTTTCCGCCAGATTCCAGCTTTTCAGGAATTTCGCCTTGTCCACGAGGAGCTTCAAGGTGGCATCACTCCCTTCTTTAGTATCTCTTATATATGAAATAAATAAGTAGGTCTAGTAGTAAGGATGTGATTCATGGGGATAACCCGTAAAAACCATGCACCCCTTAGCTTTTTCCTGTGGGTATCTCCCCTGGAAATTGTGGAGCCTTTTCCACAAAACAGCTATTCTTGCCGGGAACGGGAAAGATATTGTGGAGTACCTTCCCAGGAACACATCGGATTCACAACTTTTCCCTGAGGTTATCCACCATGCCCTTCATGTTTGGATCCTTTCTGATGAACTCTTCTATCTTCCTGCAGGCGTGGATCACGGTGGTGTGGTCCTTCCGGTTGAAGGCGTAGCCTATTTGCTGGAGCGTGGTGCCCGTCAACTCCCTGCTGAGGTACATGGCCACCTGGCGGGCGAGGGCTATCTCCGAAGTCCTCTTGTTTCCCGAGAGGGAGGAGACGGGGATGCCGAAGGACTCGGCGGTCACCTGCTGAATAAGGTCAATGGTCACCTGCCCCCGGGAAGATCTCCTTATGAG
The window above is part of the Thermovirga sp. genome. Proteins encoded here:
- a CDS encoding chromosomal replication initiator protein DnaA, with translation VDFLAQNIPSNIRELEGSLNSVMFFAELNNESVTVENASRWLKDLIRRSSRGQVTIDLIQQVTAESFGIPVSSLSGNKRTSEIALARQVAMYLSRELTGTTLQQIGYAFNRKDHTTVIHACRKIEEFIRKDPNMKGMVDNLREKL
- the dnaN gene encoding DNA polymerase III subunit beta, with amino-acid sequence MKLLVDKAKFLKSWNLAERSAGQRSTISVLTGVKCEASSEGVHLKATDLKTSISCTADGVEVLLEGGVVFPVKNIGEFFKKAPGESFTVEVDKGKATVISGTSVYSFATYPVSEFPKLPMSDKAQPYFKVGCMDLRRLLEEGTFSGSPGEEFPQYLSAGLVQTDEDRVRVVSTDGRRLSLSQGVVTMEGEPDQVLLPLAGLRELLRALSNVEGDEEVWVLKDDAQVYFKTKDIEFSVRRVESRFPPYEKVLSTERTSWLTIDRELFIEALERAEVVVRDFSRMVVFELAPAGNLKMQAKAPEVGEAFEEISGDCDGEPLRIAFNVKYLLEGLKALHGTVAHLSFNGPNGQMTLSRPREDSFLYVLMPITLPEEENTEETV